Proteins found in one Fibrobacter sp. UWT2 genomic segment:
- a CDS encoding ATP-dependent helicase C-terminal domain-containing protein codes for MNYKDLALAEEEGKLEAAIAASRNLLIEAPTGSGKSLFIPYFLSKHCKGRVVVLQPRRIAALALAQFSAKLHGESCGKTVGYQFRQDSCKSADTRILFQTYGNFLQELLHGKLDADWIVFDEYHERKADMDLLFAFFRGAERPRIAVMSAALNRDELENALNVKCLSLGHPLYPVQIINQTPATGTSLVSGVGLDAEVVRALRTLYRNNIWQTTLVFLPGKAEIARCHTAAAEALGQNCAEFLEIYGGQDRETQDRIFEVTERPRVIFTTNIAETSITVPNVTGVVDSGIERVSLYDDSEKVNVLRTLPISMQNAIQRSGRSGRTQNGCAIRLWSEESEKRMPQGIVPEVLQIEPSELLLQKAALENTDERTLAGSLQTRDESIAKIELPTAIPEAREKTATALLQKFGMLQDGAITELGLKAIRTPISSIPLALLLASAQSKADLPDLLLAALAWIHSGTEFLQKAKVAYDILTLASDTLSKNRDVPREVSFTLRQLRDYRNQLANPTPQRGEAPTSNLVTQSLLKAFPDRLATPSGNAYKLANQNVIRLQVAEPPYAILALSMLRTGTTKSELKVNLYAPISQDMLGGSNARTRYELLWRSGQERFIGVEISESENADGSTTELSRKEILTQEASPKVLEELKKLTVDAWREKIEKENWSGRFLTDVVQTQLIKMRLAAKLYPEYGLPEFNEEDMELIFDEFASGKFLLRDINEDRYRSIVEDYFGKSMLQWLGKTFPDHYMLPNGKRARYSYQEVAVTDDGKSVQSIEGVLVEISARIEDLMQLRGEHKIADGKLKVRYDILAPNFRTIQKTWDLTGFWQNTYAEVRKELRGRYPKHPWPESVI; via the coding sequence ATGAATTACAAAGATTTAGCACTCGCCGAAGAAGAAGGCAAACTGGAAGCCGCGATAGCGGCTTCTCGCAATTTATTGATTGAAGCGCCGACCGGTTCGGGCAAGTCGCTATTCATCCCCTACTTTTTAAGCAAGCACTGCAAAGGCCGCGTGGTCGTATTGCAGCCCCGCCGCATTGCTGCACTTGCGCTTGCGCAGTTCTCGGCAAAACTCCACGGTGAAAGCTGCGGAAAGACAGTCGGCTACCAGTTCAGGCAAGACAGTTGCAAAAGCGCAGACACGCGCATTCTCTTTCAGACCTACGGTAACTTTCTGCAGGAGTTGCTGCACGGCAAACTGGACGCCGACTGGATTGTCTTTGACGAATACCACGAACGCAAGGCTGACATGGACTTGCTGTTTGCGTTTTTTAGGGGAGCCGAACGGCCTCGTATAGCAGTGATGTCGGCAGCACTCAACCGCGATGAGTTGGAAAACGCCCTCAATGTAAAATGCCTGAGCTTGGGCCACCCGCTCTACCCCGTCCAGATTATCAACCAGACTCCGGCCACGGGGACATCGCTTGTTTCAGGCGTTGGACTTGACGCCGAAGTGGTGCGGGCGCTCCGCACATTATACCGCAACAACATCTGGCAGACCACGCTGGTATTCTTACCGGGCAAAGCAGAAATCGCCCGCTGCCACACCGCCGCCGCCGAAGCCCTCGGACAGAACTGCGCCGAATTCCTGGAGATCTACGGCGGACAGGACCGCGAAACGCAAGACCGCATATTTGAAGTCACCGAACGCCCGCGCGTGATTTTCACGACGAACATCGCCGAAACTTCTATCACCGTGCCGAACGTGACAGGCGTTGTCGACAGCGGCATCGAACGCGTCAGCCTGTATGACGACAGTGAAAAAGTAAATGTACTGCGCACGCTCCCCATTTCTATGCAAAATGCCATTCAGCGCAGCGGCCGTAGCGGCCGTACGCAGAATGGTTGTGCCATACGCCTCTGGAGTGAAGAATCCGAAAAGCGTATGCCCCAAGGGATCGTGCCCGAGGTTCTGCAAATAGAGCCCTCGGAATTGCTGTTGCAGAAAGCAGCGTTAGAGAACACAGACGAAAGAACGCTCGCAGGCTCGCTACAGACGAGAGACGAGAGTATCGCAAAGATCGAGTTGCCGACAGCGATTCCGGAAGCGCGAGAAAAGACGGCGACGGCGCTGCTTCAGAAATTCGGGATGCTCCAAGACGGCGCCATCACCGAACTCGGCCTCAAGGCCATCCGCACGCCCATCTCAAGCATTCCGCTCGCGCTGCTCCTCGCATCGGCCCAAAGCAAAGCAGACCTCCCCGACCTGCTCCTCGCAGCACTCGCCTGGATTCACTCTGGCACCGAATTCTTGCAGAAGGCAAAAGTCGCCTACGATATTCTAACGCTTGCAAGCGATACGTTGTCCAAGAACAGGGATGTTCCGCGAGAAGTTTCGTTCACACTTAGACAGCTGCGTGACTACCGCAACCAGCTTGCAAACCCCACACCTCAAAGGGGCGAAGCTCCGACCTCAAACCTCGTCACCCAAAGTCTCCTCAAGGCATTCCCCGACAGGCTTGCGACTCCGAGCGGAAACGCCTACAAGCTCGCCAACCAGAATGTGATTCGCCTGCAAGTTGCAGAACCGCCTTACGCGATTCTCGCGCTCAGCATGCTCCGCACCGGCACGACCAAGTCGGAACTCAAGGTGAACCTTTACGCGCCCATTTCGCAAGACATGCTCGGCGGAAGCAACGCCAGGACCCGCTACGAGCTTCTGTGGCGCAGCGGCCAAGAAAGATTCATCGGAGTCGAAATCAGCGAATCCGAAAACGCCGACGGTTCTACCACCGAACTTTCCCGCAAAGAAATTCTCACGCAAGAGGCCTCGCCTAAAGTTCTCGAAGAACTCAAGAAACTCACCGTCGACGCCTGGCGCGAAAAAATCGAGAAAGAAAACTGGAGCGGCAGATTCCTGACCGACGTTGTTCAGACGCAACTGATCAAGATGCGCCTAGCCGCTAAGCTTTACCCCGAATACGGCCTCCCCGAATTCAACGAAGAAGATATGGAACTCATCTTCGACGAATTCGCAAGCGGCAAGTTCCTGCTCCGCGATATCAACGAAGACCGTTACCGCAGTATCGTCGAAGATTATTTCGGCAAGTCCATGCTGCAATGGCTCGGCAAGACATTCCCCGACCATTACATGCTCCCGAACGGTAAACGCGCCCGCTACAGCTACCAAGAAGTCGCCGTCACCGACGACGGAAAATCGGTGCAAAGCATCGAAGGCGTTCTGGTAGAAATTTCGGCCCGCATCGAAGATTTGATGCAACTCCGTGGCGAACACAAGATTGCCGACGGCAAATTAAAAGTCCGGTACGACATTCTCGCACCGAACTTCCGCACCATTCAAAAAACTTGGGACTTGACTGGCTTCTGGCAGAACACCTACGCCGAGGTGCGTAAGGAATTGCGCGGCCGCTATCCCAAGCACCCGTGGCCCGAATCCGTTATTTAA